Within Pseudomonadota bacterium, the genomic segment CCTCCCTTCCACGGTAGTCGTTACATTCATTCCGCCGATGGCGGCCTGTATCACATCCTGGACATCTTCCACGGCCAGACCGTACCGGGCAATCTCGTCACGTTTTATTTCAAAATCCAAAAAGTAGCCTGTTGTTACCCGCTCCGCATAGGCGCTCCGCGTACCCGGGATGTTTTTTACATGGTGTTCTATTTCAAGGCCGATCCGTTCGATCTCGTTAATATCGGGGCCAAGCACCTTAATCCCAACCGGGGTCCTGATCCCCGTAGAAAGCATATCCATACGGGCCTTAATGGGCATGGTAAAGGAATTGGCAACACCGGGAATGGTGAGGGCGTCGTTCATATCATTTTTCAGTTTTTCAACGGTCATGCCTTTTCGCCATTCCGATTCAGGCTTCAGGTTGATAATGGTTTCGAACATCTCAAGAGGCGCAGGGTCGGTGGCAGTCTCTGCTCGCCCCGCCTTCCCGAAGACCTGCGAGACTTCAGGCATCTTCTTCAATATTTTGTCCTGAAGCTGCAGAAGATCTGTTACGACGGAAATGGATGGCGCAGGCGCCGTGACAGGCATGAAGAAGAGTGTGCCTTCATAGAGAGGCGGCATGAATTCTGAGCCGAGTTTCATGAATGGATAGGCAGTCATAAGGAGGATAATAAGGGCAGATATAAGCACAGTTTTCTTGAACCGGAGGGCGAACTCTGCGACCGGTGTATAGAGTTTGTGGAGGATGATGCTGACGGGATTTTTTTCTTCAGGCCGTATCTTCCCCCGGATAAAGAGTGTCATGAGGACCGGCGTCAGTGTCACCGCAAGGAAGGCAGAAAAGAGCATGGCAAAGGTCTTGGTATAGGCAAGTGGTCTGAAAAGTCTTCCTGCCTGTGCCTGAAGGGTAAATACGGGAAGAAATCCCACGGTAATAACAAGAAGTGCAAAGAAGAGCGATGGCCCCACCTCTTTGCATGCTTCGATAATAACATCAACCCGGCTACGGTGGTGTTCGGCGTCTTCTGACCCCTGACCCCCGATAGACTCATTCGAGGGCAGGCCCCTGACCGCTGACCGCTGACTTTCCCATTCTTCCAGCTTCTTGTGGGCATTTTCCACCATAATAATGGAAGCATCAACCATGGCGCCGATGGCAATGGCAATACCGCTCAAGCTCATGATGTTCGAAGTGACCCCAAGGTAGTACATAGATATGAAAGACATAATGATTGCCATAGGTAATGTGAGTATGACGACAAGGGCGCTCGGCAGATGGAAGAGAAACACAATGCAGACCACGCTCACCGCAATGGAGAGCTTAACTATTTCTTCTTTGAGGGTGGCAATGGAGCGGTGTATCAGGTCAGATCGGTCGTAAGTCACGACAATCTTTACCCCTTCAGGAAGGCCCGGCTCAATAGTCTTTTTAAGCTTTTCCTTTACCCTTTCAATGACATTGAGGACATTTTCGCCGAACCTTATTACGACAATACCTCCCGCCACTTCTCCCCTGCCGTCAAGCTCTGCAATGCCCCTTCTTATCTCAGGGCCGAGCTGCACCCGGGCTATATCTTTCAGGTAGATCGGTGTTCCGGCGGTATTTGCGCCAACAGAAATCTGTTCAATATCCTTTACGCCTTTTATGTACCCCTTTCCCCGCAGCATGTATTCAAAGCCTGAAAGTTCCAGAACCCTTCCCTCAACATCGAGGTTGCTCCTTCTCACGGCCTCCATGACCTTTGTTATGGGGATATTGTACGCGGAGAGCCTGCTTGGGTCTACGGTGACCTGGTACTGACGTACATAGCCGCCGATACTGGCAACCTGGGAAACTCCGGGAACGCTCTCGATGGCGAGCTTCAGGTTCCAGTCCTGAATGGAACGCAATTGGGCAAGGTCATGCTTCCCCGTCTCATCGACAACGGCATAGGAGAATCCCCAGCCGACGCTCGTTGCGTCAGGGCCGAGGACAGGATTGACATCGGCGGGGAGTTTGTTTTTTACTGCCTGGAGGTACTCCAGGACCCTGCTTCGCGCCCAGTAGATATCGGTACCCTCCTGAAAAATGATGTAGATGAAAGAGCTGCCGAGAAAAGAAAAACCGCGTACCGCCTGCACCTTAGGCGCCGCAAGAAGCGTGGAAGAAATGGGGTAGGTAATCTGGTCTTCCACGAGGTCGGGGCTTCTCCCGGTCCATTCGGTATATATAATAACCTGCGTATCGCTGAGATCGGGTATGGCATCGAGGGGAGTATTCTTTAATGCCCAGTACCCCCAGGCTGCCAGGGCGAACACCATCAGGAAGACGATGAATTTATTCCGTGCACTGTATTCTATAATTTTTGCTATCATATTAAAATCAGTGAATAGTCGATAGTGAATAGTGAATAACAAAAGCAATTTCTGTTAAATATCCACATAATGCACTCCACTGCCTCCTTTCAATTTAAAATCAGTAAACAGTATTAATGAAGAGTGATTTTGGCTTTTCTTGCTCCAACTATTCACTATTCACTAACAACTATTCACTATATTTCAATGTTTATGCCCTCCTGCGGGCGGCGTGCTCCCCGGTTTTGTCTTTGATTCGGCGCCGAGGGGTACAATGCCCTTCAGCTTTGCCTCGGAATCGATAAGGAAGTTGGCCGACGTTGCGATCTTTTCTCCAGCCTTCAGACCTCCTGTAATTTCCACCAGCCCCTCTGCCCGCAGTCCGGTTCTCACCTCTCTCGGCTCAAAATAGCCGTTTCCCTTATCCACATATACCACTTGCCGTATTCCTGTATCTATGACAGCGTCATCCGGTATGGCAAGCTTCTTTCCAAGTCCAATCTTTATTTCC encodes:
- a CDS encoding CusA/CzcA family heavy metal efflux RND transporter codes for the protein MIAKIIEYSARNKFIVFLMVFALAAWGYWALKNTPLDAIPDLSDTQVIIYTEWTGRSPDLVEDQITYPISSTLLAAPKVQAVRGFSFLGSSFIYIIFQEGTDIYWARSRVLEYLQAVKNKLPADVNPVLGPDATSVGWGFSYAVVDETGKHDLAQLRSIQDWNLKLAIESVPGVSQVASIGGYVRQYQVTVDPSRLSAYNIPITKVMEAVRRSNLDVEGRVLELSGFEYMLRGKGYIKGVKDIEQISVGANTAGTPIYLKDIARVQLGPEIRRGIAELDGRGEVAGGIVVIRFGENVLNVIERVKEKLKKTIEPGLPEGVKIVVTYDRSDLIHRSIATLKEEIVKLSIAVSVVCIVFLFHLPSALVVILTLPMAIIMSFISMYYLGVTSNIMSLSGIAIAIGAMVDASIIMVENAHKKLEEWESQRSAVRGLPSNESIGGQGSEDAEHHRSRVDVIIEACKEVGPSLFFALLVITVGFLPVFTLQAQAGRLFRPLAYTKTFAMLFSAFLAVTLTPVLMTLFIRGKIRPEEKNPVSIILHKLYTPVAEFALRFKKTVLISALIILLMTAYPFMKLGSEFMPPLYEGTLFFMPVTAPAPSISVVTDLLQLQDKILKKMPEVSQVFGKAGRAETATDPAPLEMFETIINLKPESEWRKGMTVEKLKNDMNDALTIPGVANSFTMPIKARMDMLSTGIRTPVGIKVLGPDINEIERIGLEIEHHVKNIPGTRSAYAERVTTGYFLDFEIKRDEIARYGLAVEDVQDVIQAAIGGMNVTTTVEGRQRYPVNIRYARELRDNVDKLKRVLVPTSGMGSSQANETMGSGVRGQGSGIQFASLKPQSVQIPLGELADIKITKGPTAIKSEEGLLTSYVYIDFSGRDVGGYVDEAKKSVATLKIPEGYRLEWSGEYEYLVKTHERLKLVIPLTALIIFILIYFNTKSVMKTIIVLLAVPFSLVGSFWLLYLLGYNMSIAVWVGLIALAGLDAETGVVMLLYLELAHDQWKKEGRLKSLSDLKDAIMHGAVKRIRPKIMTVSVILAGLIPIMFSHGTGADVMKRIAAPMVGGVITSMILELVIYPTIYMIWKGREFKKTELNK